Proteins encoded together in one Streptomyces sp. NBC_01216 window:
- a CDS encoding right-handed parallel beta-helix repeat-containing protein, with protein sequence MTRRQIALLACTAAVVVTGLGAAPSADQRTVHRVRPGESIQKAVDAARPGDTVLLAPGTYRESVRITTPGLTLRGSGLFPTVIEPGTAAPGDTCAAAGNGLCVTGTQSRLLSDVTVRSLTLRGFAKNGLWSAWTDRLTVEKVTSEKNGQWGIAQERSVRGVFSRNTARDNGDAGLFVANTIDQEAGAADTRGMVISRNRLSGNRIGVTVRRLRNLTVERNEATGNCAALFVVGDESTPRAGAMTVHRNDIHANNKYCPKTPRLPFLQGVGIVLTGAEDTRVTRNRVVDNVGTSPLSGGIVLFKSFVGAPNERNEILDNIVLRNSTADLADRDTGRGNTFRGNTCTLSEPAGMC encoded by the coding sequence ATGACCAGACGACAGATCGCACTCCTCGCCTGCACCGCGGCCGTCGTGGTGACGGGCCTGGGCGCCGCCCCGTCGGCCGACCAACGAACGGTGCACCGGGTACGGCCCGGCGAATCGATCCAGAAGGCCGTGGACGCCGCGAGACCGGGGGACACGGTCCTTCTCGCCCCCGGCACCTACCGGGAGAGCGTCCGCATCACCACACCGGGCCTGACCCTGCGGGGGTCGGGCCTCTTTCCCACCGTGATCGAGCCGGGCACCGCCGCGCCCGGCGACACCTGCGCCGCGGCCGGCAACGGCCTCTGCGTGACCGGGACGCAGAGCCGTCTCCTCTCCGACGTCACCGTGCGCTCCCTCACCTTGAGAGGCTTCGCCAAGAACGGGCTGTGGTCCGCCTGGACCGACCGCCTGACGGTCGAGAAGGTGACCTCCGAGAAGAACGGCCAGTGGGGCATCGCCCAGGAGAGGTCCGTCCGCGGCGTCTTCAGTCGGAACACCGCCCGGGACAACGGCGACGCCGGCCTGTTCGTCGCCAACACCATCGACCAGGAAGCCGGCGCGGCCGACACCCGCGGCATGGTGATCAGCCGCAACCGGCTGAGCGGCAACCGGATCGGAGTGACGGTCCGGCGCCTGCGGAACCTCACCGTCGAACGCAACGAGGCCACCGGTAACTGCGCGGCGCTGTTCGTGGTGGGCGACGAGTCCACCCCGCGGGCCGGTGCGATGACCGTGCACCGCAACGACATCCACGCCAACAACAAGTACTGCCCCAAGACCCCTCGGCTGCCCTTCCTCCAGGGCGTCGGCATCGTCCTGACCGGCGCCGAGGACACCCGGGTGACGCGGAACCGGGTCGTGGACAACGTGGGCACCTCCCCGCTCTCGGGCGGCATCGTGCTGTTCAAGAGCTTCGTGGGAGCCCCCAACGAGCGCAACGAGATCCTCGACAACATCGTCCTGCGCAACAGCACGGCCGACCTCGCCGACCGTGACACCGGCCGGGGCAACACCTTCCGCGGTAACACCTGCACCCTCTCGGAGCCCGCCGGAATGTGCTGA
- a CDS encoding LCP family protein produces the protein MSTSEATGESEAASGVRPRRRPRPRTVLLAALALLVAAGLLTAGTGYWAYEHYTGRVQRIPRTFPTNAPVPPPSRGGSNYLLVGIDTRSPVATTGNDAKGALWKYGDQRSDAMMLVHIPDDRSTAYVVSLPRDSWVEIPGHGRAKLNAAYSWGGPPLLIDTVQRLTAVRVDHFAVIDWNGFRKLTDAVGGVDMLMPDGERRHMNGEQALAYVGERKSLPNGDLDRAHRQQNYLRTVLEKVTASASLGDPLRLKETLDIFTDTISVDERFTDTDMRELVWEMKGVRAGDMTFMNAPVKGTGTEKGQSVVHLDAAACAELWTAFKESTMAAYLAGHRVDRLRAATN, from the coding sequence ATGAGCACGTCAGAAGCCACAGGGGAGTCGGAAGCGGCGTCCGGCGTACGTCCGAGGCGCCGCCCCCGGCCGAGAACCGTCCTGCTGGCCGCGCTCGCCCTGCTCGTCGCCGCCGGGCTGCTCACGGCAGGGACCGGATACTGGGCCTACGAGCACTACACCGGCCGCGTCCAGCGCATCCCCCGGACCTTCCCCACGAACGCGCCGGTGCCGCCCCCTTCCCGGGGCGGGAGCAACTACCTCCTCGTGGGTATCGACACGCGTTCCCCCGTCGCCACGACCGGCAACGACGCCAAGGGGGCGCTCTGGAAGTACGGCGACCAGCGCAGTGACGCCATGATGCTCGTCCACATACCCGACGACCGTTCCACGGCGTACGTCGTGTCACTGCCCCGCGACTCCTGGGTGGAGATCCCCGGCCACGGCCGGGCGAAGCTGAACGCCGCGTACTCCTGGGGCGGTCCTCCGCTGCTCATCGACACGGTCCAGCGGCTCACGGCCGTCCGCGTCGACCACTTCGCCGTCATCGACTGGAACGGCTTCCGGAAGCTGACGGACGCCGTCGGCGGGGTCGACATGCTCATGCCCGACGGCGAACGCAGGCACATGAACGGCGAACAGGCCCTGGCCTACGTCGGCGAACGCAAGAGCCTGCCCAACGGCGACCTGGACCGGGCCCACCGTCAGCAGAACTACCTGCGCACGGTGCTGGAGAAGGTGACGGCCTCCGCCTCGCTTGGCGACCCGCTCCGGCTGAAGGAGACGCTGGACATCTTCACCGACACGATCAGTGTCGACGAGCGTTTCACCGACACGGACATGCGTGAGCTGGTGTGGGAGATGAAGGGAGTCCGCGCCGGGGACATGACCTTCATGAACGCCCCCGTGAAGGGCACCGGCACGGAGAAGGGCCAGTCGGTCGTCCACCTGGACGCGGCGGCCTGCGCGGAACTGTGGACCGCGTTCAAGGAGAGCACGATGGCCGCGTACCTCGCAGGCCACCGCGTCGACCGGCTGCGCGCGGCCACCAACTGA
- a CDS encoding geranyl diphosphate 2-C-methyltransferase encodes MTSTEFTTLDTSTSAFIPAPASPYQGDIARYWDGEARPVNLRLGDVDGLYHHHYGIGDVDHAALGDPADSTYEKKLIAELHRLESAQADVLLDHLGPVGRDDTLVDAGCGRGGSMVMAHQRFGCTVEGVTLSAKQAAFANGRAQELGIEDHVRARVCNMLSTPFETGGAAASWNNESSMYVDLHDLFAEHSRVLAVGGRYVTITGCWNPRYGQPSKWVSQINAHFECNIHSRREYLRAMADNRLVPQAVVDLTPDTLPYWELRATSSLVTGIEEAFINSYRDGSFQYVLIAADRV; translated from the coding sequence ATGACCAGCACCGAGTTCACCACCCTGGACACCTCCACCTCGGCCTTCATCCCCGCCCCGGCGTCGCCGTACCAGGGGGACATCGCCCGCTACTGGGACGGCGAGGCCAGGCCGGTCAACCTGCGCCTCGGTGACGTCGACGGCCTCTATCACCACCACTACGGCATCGGCGACGTCGACCACGCCGCCCTCGGAGACCCCGCCGACAGCACCTACGAGAAGAAGTTGATCGCCGAACTCCACCGCCTCGAATCGGCGCAGGCCGACGTCCTCCTCGACCACCTCGGCCCCGTCGGGCGGGACGACACGCTCGTGGACGCCGGCTGTGGCCGGGGCGGTTCGATGGTGATGGCCCACCAGCGCTTCGGCTGCACGGTCGAGGGGGTCACCCTGTCGGCCAAGCAGGCGGCCTTCGCCAACGGGCGGGCCCAGGAGCTCGGCATCGAGGACCACGTCCGCGCCCGGGTGTGCAACATGCTCTCCACCCCCTTCGAGACCGGCGGGGCGGCGGCCTCGTGGAACAACGAGTCGAGCATGTACGTCGACCTCCACGACCTGTTCGCCGAGCACTCCCGGGTCCTCGCGGTCGGCGGACGCTACGTCACCATCACCGGGTGCTGGAACCCGCGCTACGGACAGCCCTCGAAGTGGGTCTCCCAGATCAACGCGCACTTCGAGTGCAACATCCACTCCCGCCGCGAGTACCTGCGGGCGATGGCCGACAACCGGCTCGTCCCGCAGGCGGTCGTCGACCTCACGCCCGACACCCTGCCCTACTGGGAGCTGCGGGCGACGTCCTCGCTGGTCACCGGCATCGAGGAGGCGTTCATCAACTCCTACAGGGACGGGTCCTTCCAGTACGTCCTGATCGCGGCCGACCGCGTGTGA
- a CDS encoding family 2 encapsulin nanocompartment cargo protein terpene cyclase, giving the protein MPDPGPSPLQSGLPAAAARFGAHILAAAAGSAADPSLPSVPAASRGLPGPPSPLLPGAAGEPAPGAVEALPVEPGLARVLRGPSGLGTTGLYPGRRVRTHPSAHVPDTPPGGVPVPRPAAPSVASAAFRPGESRTATGAPTPESPPEGIPIPGLYHHPVPEPDPERVAEVSRRIKDWAVDEVELYPEEWEGQFDGFSVGRYMVACHPDAPTLDHLMIATRLMVAENAVDDCYCEDHGGSPVGLGGRLLLAHTALDALHTTEEYQPEWERSLHADAPRRAYRSAMDYFVRQSTPSQADRYRHDMARLHLGYLAEAAWAETDHLPDVWEYLAMRQFNNFRPCPTITDTVGGYELPADLHAQAAMQRVLALAGNASTIVNDLYSYTKELAAPGRHLNLPVVIAAREGISDRDAYLKAVDVHNDLMRDFEAAAASLAASCPVPSVLRFLRGVAVWIDGNHYWHQTNTYRYSLPDFW; this is encoded by the coding sequence ATGCCCGATCCCGGGCCTTCCCCCCTGCAGTCCGGCCTGCCCGCCGCGGCGGCCCGCTTCGGTGCCCACATCCTCGCCGCCGCGGCCGGCTCCGCCGCCGATCCCTCCCTCCCCTCCGTCCCCGCCGCCTCGCGCGGCCTCCCGGGCCCGCCTTCCCCGCTCCTGCCCGGCGCCGCGGGCGAACCCGCGCCGGGCGCCGTCGAGGCGCTGCCGGTGGAGCCGGGCCTGGCGCGCGTCCTGCGTGGCCCCAGCGGACTGGGCACCACCGGTCTGTACCCGGGCCGGAGAGTGCGGACCCACCCGTCCGCACATGTGCCCGACACCCCGCCTGGCGGCGTGCCCGTTCCCCGCCCCGCCGCCCCGTCGGTCGCCTCGGCGGCCTTCCGGCCCGGGGAATCCCGGACGGCCACGGGGGCACCGACGCCGGAATCCCCGCCCGAGGGAATCCCGATCCCGGGCCTCTACCATCACCCGGTTCCGGAGCCCGACCCGGAGCGGGTGGCCGAGGTGAGCCGCCGGATCAAGGACTGGGCGGTGGACGAGGTCGAGCTCTACCCGGAGGAGTGGGAGGGCCAGTTCGACGGCTTCTCCGTCGGCCGCTACATGGTCGCCTGCCATCCGGACGCCCCCACCCTCGACCACCTGATGATCGCCACGCGTCTGATGGTCGCCGAGAACGCGGTGGACGACTGCTACTGCGAGGACCACGGAGGTTCCCCCGTCGGACTCGGCGGTCGCCTGCTCCTGGCGCACACCGCCCTCGACGCCCTGCACACCACCGAGGAGTACCAGCCGGAGTGGGAGCGGTCGCTGCACGCGGACGCCCCGCGCCGCGCCTACCGCTCGGCGATGGACTACTTCGTGCGCCAGTCCACCCCCTCCCAGGCCGACCGGTACCGGCACGACATGGCCCGGCTGCACCTGGGGTACCTCGCGGAGGCGGCCTGGGCCGAGACGGACCACCTGCCGGACGTGTGGGAGTACCTCGCCATGCGGCAGTTCAACAACTTCCGGCCGTGCCCGACCATCACCGACACGGTGGGCGGCTACGAGCTTCCCGCGGACCTGCACGCCCAGGCCGCCATGCAGCGCGTGCTGGCGCTCGCGGGAAACGCCAGCACCATCGTCAACGACCTCTACTCCTACACCAAGGAACTCGCCGCACCCGGCCGCCACCTGAACCTGCCCGTGGTGATCGCCGCACGCGAAGGCATCTCCGACCGGGACGCCTACCTGAAGGCGGTCGACGTCCACAACGACCTGATGCGCGATTTCGAGGCCGCCGCCGCCTCCCTGGCCGCCTCCTGCCCCGTCCCGAGCGTCCTCCGCTTCCTGCGGGGCGTGGCCGTCTGGATCGACGGCAACCACTACTGGCACCAGACCAACACCTATCGGTACAGCCTGCCCGATTTCTGGTAG
- a CDS encoding family 2B encapsulin nanocompartment shell protein produces MTVETGPDTQSEPPRQSSLSTAAARNLATTTKSAPQMQEITSRWLLRMLPWVDTKGGAYRVNRRLSHTVGDGRVEFFQDGGDIRVIPRELGELALLRGYEDVEVLTALADRCARRDFRAGEVLVERGTPAERIHLIAHGRVGQTSFGRYGDEVAVAVLADGDRFGENALLDGDARWDYTATAETAGTLLTLSRADFAEVMSAAPGLRAHIHAFGSLPRQRQNRHGEAEIALSAGHHGEVSLPGAFVDYELKPREYELSVAQTVLKVHTRVADLYNGPMNQTEEQLRLTIEALRERQEHELVNNREFGLLHNADYKQRIQPHSGPPTPDDLDELLCRRRGTKLFLAHPRTIAAIGRELNARGLYPDHVDLGGQRVPAWRGVPILPCDKIPISKENTSSILAMRTGEDDQGVVGLRQTGLPEEYEPGLSVRFMGIDERSIISYLVTTYYSAAILVPNALGVLENVQIARRHA; encoded by the coding sequence ATGACCGTTGAGACCGGCCCGGACACGCAGTCGGAGCCGCCCCGGCAGTCCAGTCTGAGCACCGCGGCTGCCCGCAACCTCGCCACCACGACCAAGTCCGCCCCGCAGATGCAGGAGATCACCTCCCGCTGGCTGCTCCGGATGCTTCCCTGGGTGGACACCAAGGGCGGCGCCTACCGCGTGAACCGCAGGCTCAGTCACACCGTCGGTGACGGGCGCGTCGAGTTCTTCCAGGACGGCGGCGACATCCGGGTGATCCCCCGGGAACTCGGCGAACTGGCCCTGCTGCGCGGCTACGAGGACGTGGAGGTGCTCACCGCGCTCGCCGACCGGTGTGCCCGGCGCGACTTCCGAGCCGGGGAGGTGCTGGTCGAGCGCGGCACCCCGGCCGAACGAATCCACCTGATCGCGCACGGCCGGGTCGGCCAGACCTCCTTCGGCCGGTACGGGGACGAGGTGGCCGTCGCCGTACTCGCCGACGGGGACCGGTTCGGCGAGAACGCCCTTCTGGACGGCGACGCCCGATGGGACTACACCGCGACCGCCGAGACCGCGGGCACCCTGCTCACCCTCTCCCGCGCCGACTTCGCCGAAGTGATGTCGGCGGCGCCGGGGCTCCGGGCACACATCCACGCGTTCGGCTCGCTGCCCCGGCAACGCCAGAACCGGCACGGTGAAGCCGAGATCGCCCTGTCCGCCGGACACCACGGCGAGGTCTCGCTGCCCGGCGCCTTCGTCGACTACGAGCTGAAGCCGCGCGAGTACGAACTCTCCGTCGCCCAGACGGTACTGAAGGTCCACACGAGGGTCGCGGACCTCTACAACGGTCCGATGAACCAGACCGAGGAGCAGCTCAGGCTCACCATCGAGGCGCTGCGCGAGCGCCAGGAGCACGAGCTCGTCAACAACCGCGAGTTCGGGCTGCTGCACAACGCCGACTACAAGCAGCGGATCCAGCCGCACTCCGGCCCGCCGACCCCGGACGACCTCGACGAGCTGCTCTGCCGCCGCCGCGGTACGAAGCTCTTCCTCGCCCACCCCCGGACGATCGCGGCGATCGGGCGCGAACTCAACGCCCGCGGGCTCTACCCGGACCACGTCGACCTCGGCGGACAGCGGGTGCCGGCCTGGCGCGGCGTCCCGATCCTGCCCTGCGACAAGATTCCCATCAGCAAGGAGAACACCAGTTCCATCCTGGCCATGCGGACCGGCGAGGACGACCAGGGCGTCGTCGGCCTGCGTCAGACGGGGCTGCCGGAGGAGTACGAACCGGGCCTATCGGTGCGCTTCATGGGGATCGACGAGCGCTCGATCATCTCCTACCTGGTCACCACCTACTACTCCGCGGCGATTCTGGTGCCCAACGCGCTCGGGGTCCTGGAGAACGTACAGATCGCGCGCAGGCACGCGTAG